A genome region from Arthrobacter agilis includes the following:
- a CDS encoding glycosyltransferase family 2 protein, translated as MDFLTLLLVVLLVVGISTTFWSLVGIGRSLGEVYRRVTSPRGDGPPPGTPDPGAVAILIAAHNEAASIERSLRAAAQLVAPENIHVVSDKSTDATVRIAQELGVNVLDLKVNRGKAGALAEGIRYFELCDRFEVVLILDADTRPTKDYLTTGLPLFADPGVVAVAGRAKSIVGTGRAPLLGRFLVAYRDRLYLIVQLMLKYGQAAKAANVVNIVPGFASMYRTSVLKHIDVAGRGLVIEDFNMTFDVHARKLGRIAFHPSAAVAYTEDPDNLGDYMRQIRRWNLGFWQTVRRYRFRFSKFWVNLWVHIIEIVVSGVLLLTLLPLLALSLIFDALPPEMQRVPMPLDWLANVLPLEAVLVGVLLPDFLLSVLAAAVLKRPVYLLFGLLFPLVRMLDAAICLSQIPRAFIPAGSSGIWTSPKRRDAIGHPPMRAVPALESRSVDAA; from the coding sequence ATGGACTTCCTGACACTGCTACTCGTGGTCCTGCTGGTGGTCGGTATCAGCACCACCTTCTGGAGCCTCGTGGGGATCGGGCGCAGCCTCGGCGAGGTGTACCGCCGCGTGACCTCCCCCCGCGGGGACGGCCCGCCGCCGGGCACACCCGACCCCGGCGCGGTGGCGATCCTGATCGCCGCGCACAACGAGGCCGCCTCGATCGAGCGGTCGCTCCGGGCGGCGGCGCAGCTGGTGGCGCCCGAGAACATCCACGTGGTCTCCGACAAGTCCACCGACGCCACCGTCCGGATCGCCCAGGAGCTGGGCGTCAACGTCCTGGACCTGAAGGTCAACCGCGGGAAGGCCGGTGCCCTGGCGGAGGGCATCAGGTACTTCGAGCTCTGCGACCGCTTCGAGGTGGTCCTCATCCTCGACGCGGACACCCGCCCCACGAAGGACTACCTGACCACCGGTCTCCCCCTCTTCGCGGACCCGGGGGTCGTCGCCGTCGCCGGCCGGGCCAAGTCCATCGTCGGGACCGGCAGGGCGCCGCTGCTCGGACGCTTCCTCGTGGCCTACCGGGACAGGCTCTACCTGATCGTCCAGCTCATGCTCAAGTACGGGCAGGCAGCCAAGGCGGCGAACGTCGTGAACATCGTCCCGGGCTTCGCGAGCATGTACCGCACGTCGGTGCTCAAGCACATCGACGTCGCGGGCCGGGGCCTGGTCATCGAGGACTTCAACATGACGTTCGACGTGCATGCGAGGAAGCTCGGACGCATCGCCTTCCATCCCTCGGCGGCGGTGGCCTACACCGAGGATCCCGACAACCTCGGCGACTACATGCGCCAGATCAGGCGCTGGAACCTCGGCTTCTGGCAGACCGTCAGGCGCTACCGGTTCCGCTTCTCGAAGTTCTGGGTCAACCTCTGGGTGCACATCATCGAGATCGTCGTCAGCGGTGTCCTGCTGCTGACCCTGCTGCCCCTGCTGGCACTCTCGCTGATCTTCGACGCGCTCCCGCCCGAGATGCAGCGGGTACCGATGCCCCTGGACTGGCTCGCGAACGTCCTGCCGCTGGAAGCCGTGCTCGTCGGCGTCCTCCTGCCCGACTTCCTGCTGTCCGTCCTCGCGGCCGCGGTCCTGAAACGGCCCGTCTACCTGCTCTTCGGGCTGCTGTTCCCCCTGGTGCGCATGCTGGATGCGGCGATCTGCCTGAGCCAGATCCCGAGGGCGTTCATCCCGGCCGGCTCGAGCGGGATCTGGACGAGTCCGAAACGCCGCGACGCGATCGGGCACCCGCCGATGCGCGCCGTCCCGGCCCTCGAATCGCGGTCGGTCGACGCCGCCTGA
- a CDS encoding polysaccharide deacetylase family protein, translating into MTRTRRRRVPRILQRRAARRPGNGDPGYPADPVGTTVALLLLVLLLGASLGGSAPAFASVRAETAADDAPAPSTVVSLTFDDGNDDQVDAARVLTSHGLKGTFFVSSGLIAEEPGPGDALPTRMTLAQLRDLEAAGHEIGGHTVNHADLAEMDAEEAQRQVCNDRSKLVELGFDATDFAYPFGEASLNLERIVEGCGYNSARGLGDIKSPEVPRVTYTCRNCPVAETIAPADPFRTRAPNQVENTWTLADLQSAVTEAETTGGWLQLTFHHVDDSGNTLSVRPSVFEDFVAWLAARSALGTEVRTVREVIGGPEQATMDYPPKPRSGNLVRNHGLETPGHLDALPACWQGVGWGENHPSFTMVEDARTGDAAARLDLADYVGGDAKLLPVMDLGTCSPPVEAGRAYDLGAWYRSTGETQFEIYVRDEDGAWRHWTSSPPYLPTEEWLHATFTTPPVPDGVDGLSFGLNLREAGTLVTDDYSQEVDITWDEFVSRTVGATLAQVRRTFSAPADSLASLYNLAPLNNLASSW; encoded by the coding sequence GTGACACGCACCCGTCGCAGGAGGGTCCCGAGGATCCTCCAGCGGCGGGCCGCACGTCGCCCCGGCAACGGGGACCCAGGGTATCCCGCGGATCCGGTCGGCACGACGGTGGCGCTGCTGCTCCTCGTCCTCCTGCTCGGTGCGTCGCTCGGCGGATCGGCACCGGCGTTCGCCTCCGTGCGCGCCGAGACCGCCGCCGACGATGCGCCTGCACCGTCGACGGTGGTGAGCCTGACCTTCGACGACGGCAACGACGACCAGGTCGACGCCGCCCGGGTGCTCACCAGCCACGGACTCAAGGGCACCTTCTTCGTGTCGTCGGGCCTGATCGCGGAGGAGCCGGGGCCGGGGGACGCGCTGCCGACCAGGATGACCCTCGCCCAGCTGCGAGACCTCGAGGCCGCCGGTCATGAGATCGGCGGCCACACCGTCAACCACGCCGATCTGGCGGAGATGGACGCCGAGGAGGCGCAGCGCCAAGTGTGCAACGACAGGAGCAAACTGGTGGAACTCGGATTCGACGCCACCGACTTCGCCTACCCCTTCGGTGAAGCCAGCCTCAACCTGGAGCGGATCGTCGAGGGGTGCGGCTACAACAGCGCCCGGGGCCTGGGCGACATCAAGAGCCCGGAGGTCCCGCGGGTGACGTACACCTGCAGGAACTGCCCGGTCGCCGAGACCATCGCGCCCGCCGATCCCTTCAGGACCAGGGCACCGAACCAGGTCGAGAACACCTGGACCCTGGCGGACCTCCAGAGCGCCGTCACCGAGGCCGAGACCACGGGTGGGTGGCTGCAGCTGACGTTCCACCACGTCGACGACTCCGGCAACACGCTGTCCGTCCGCCCATCGGTGTTCGAGGACTTCGTGGCGTGGCTGGCCGCACGCTCCGCGCTCGGCACCGAGGTCAGGACGGTGCGCGAGGTCATCGGAGGACCGGAGCAGGCCACGATGGACTACCCGCCGAAACCCCGCTCCGGGAACCTCGTCCGGAACCACGGCCTGGAGACACCCGGCCACCTCGACGCCCTGCCGGCCTGCTGGCAGGGCGTCGGCTGGGGGGAGAACCACCCCTCCTTCACCATGGTGGAGGACGCCCGCACCGGCGACGCCGCCGCCCGGCTGGACCTGGCGGACTACGTGGGCGGTGATGCCAAGCTGCTCCCGGTGATGGACCTGGGCACGTGTTCCCCTCCGGTGGAGGCGGGCAGGGCGTACGATCTCGGCGCCTGGTACAGGTCGACGGGAGAGACGCAGTTCGAGATCTACGTCCGTGACGAGGACGGGGCCTGGCGGCACTGGACCTCGAGCCCTCCCTACCTCCCGACCGAGGAATGGCTCCACGCGACCTTCACGACGCCGCCGGTCCCCGACGGCGTCGACGGACTGAGCTTCGGCCTGAACCTCCGGGAGGCCGGGACGCTCGTCACCGACGACTACAGCCAGGAAGTGGACATCACATGGGACGAATTCGTGTCACGCACCGTCGGGGCCACCCTGGCGCAGGTGCGGCGGACATTCTCCGCGCCGGCGGACAGCCTGGCGTCCCTGTACAACCTCGCTCCCCTGAACAACCTGGCGTCGTCATGGTGA
- a CDS encoding NAD-dependent epimerase/dehydratase family protein, with translation MRTVITGGAGFIGSHLTEYLLNAGDTVTVLDDLSTGSLENLRDVRDNPAFTFHEGSILDRDAVRAVISGSDRVFHLAAAVGVHLIVDHPLESLRTNIHGTEVVLDACRDAGVDLLLASTSEIYGKNTADRLSEDSDRILGSPLKSRWTYAAAKGIDEAFAHAYWCEYGLQVSIVRLFNTVGPRQTGRYGMVVPNLVGQALRGEPLTVYGDGRQTRCFSYVGDVIPAMVRIAEEPATRGLAVNLGGLQEISILDLAERAIKLLGSSSVVSLVPYEEAYGAGYEDMRRRVPDNSLAGRLVRFKPTTTVDTIILKVAKSMLSTASGEVPAGASR, from the coding sequence ATGAGAACTGTCATCACGGGCGGCGCCGGCTTCATCGGCAGCCACCTCACCGAATATCTGCTGAACGCCGGCGACACCGTCACGGTGCTGGACGACCTGTCCACCGGTTCGCTGGAGAACCTCAGGGACGTGCGGGACAATCCGGCCTTCACGTTCCACGAGGGCAGCATCCTCGACCGCGACGCCGTCCGCGCGGTGATCAGCGGATCCGACCGCGTCTTCCACCTGGCGGCCGCGGTCGGCGTGCACCTGATCGTGGATCACCCCCTCGAGAGCCTGCGGACCAACATCCACGGCACGGAGGTGGTCCTCGACGCCTGCCGGGACGCCGGTGTGGACCTGCTCCTGGCCTCGACCAGCGAGATCTACGGCAAGAACACCGCGGACCGCCTGTCCGAGGACTCCGACCGCATCCTCGGCTCACCGCTCAAGTCGCGGTGGACCTACGCCGCGGCCAAGGGGATCGACGAGGCCTTCGCCCACGCCTACTGGTGCGAGTACGGGCTGCAGGTCTCCATCGTCCGCCTGTTCAACACCGTCGGGCCGCGCCAGACCGGCCGCTACGGCATGGTGGTACCGAACCTCGTGGGCCAGGCACTCCGGGGAGAGCCGCTCACCGTGTACGGGGACGGCCGGCAGACCCGCTGCTTCTCCTACGTCGGGGACGTCATCCCGGCGATGGTACGGATCGCGGAGGAGCCCGCCACCCGCGGGCTCGCCGTGAACCTGGGCGGCCTGCAGGAGATCTCCATCCTCGATCTGGCGGAGAGGGCGATCAAGCTGCTCGGCAGCAGCAGCGTCGTCAGCCTCGTCCCCTACGAGGAGGCCTACGGCGCAGGCTACGAGGACATGCGGCGCAGGGTGCCCGACAACTCGCTCGCGGGGCGCCTCGTCCGGTTCAAGCCGACCACGACCGTGGACACGATCATCCTCAAGGTGGCCAAGTCGATGCTCTCGACCGCTTCGGGCGAGGTGCCGGCAGGAGCCAGTAGGTGA
- a CDS encoding nucleotide sugar dehydrogenase: protein MDSSTTLFDTALEQQEPAFEFDVAIVGMGYVGLPTALAFTAAGARVLGVDASPVRLDVIRSGRADLVTSDRERLTQALADPYFELTTDSARLSQAAAVIICVPTPVDAYLVPDLAILSSACETVVEQAVSGQLLLLTSTTYVGTTRDLLATPLARRGLIPGSNIHLAFSPERINPGADNFAHEDVPRVVGGITKSCTTAAVALIGTYTRSIHVVSSADAAEMTKLVENTFRAVNIGLANEFADMSHSLDLDVMEVIGAAATKPYGFMAFTPGPGVGGHCIPCDPHYLLWQMRKLRLSTPVIEQAMNAIAARPGKVVDRIRKILSDRDMGLHSARILVVGVAYKPDVEDLRESPALEILSSLMDEGAVVAYHDHLIPTVRLGDGTMLEHDAEPDAFQADLILLHTAHSAADVTWISPEVPVLDSTFRLPLGSNIYHL, encoded by the coding sequence TTGGACTCATCCACCACGCTATTCGACACGGCCCTGGAACAACAGGAACCGGCCTTCGAATTCGACGTCGCGATCGTCGGCATGGGATACGTCGGATTGCCGACCGCGCTGGCGTTCACCGCCGCCGGCGCACGGGTCCTCGGCGTCGACGCGAGCCCGGTCCGCCTGGACGTCATCCGGAGCGGCCGCGCCGACCTCGTGACTTCCGACCGGGAGCGCCTGACCCAGGCCCTGGCCGACCCGTACTTCGAACTGACCACTGACTCGGCACGTCTTTCCCAGGCCGCGGCAGTCATCATCTGCGTCCCCACACCGGTCGACGCCTACCTGGTCCCCGATCTGGCGATCCTCAGCAGCGCCTGCGAGACCGTCGTCGAACAGGCCGTGAGCGGTCAGCTGCTGCTCCTGACCTCCACCACATACGTCGGCACCACACGGGATCTGCTGGCGACCCCCCTGGCCCGGCGCGGGCTGATCCCCGGAAGCAATATCCACCTCGCCTTCAGCCCGGAACGCATAAACCCCGGGGCCGACAATTTCGCGCACGAGGACGTACCCCGCGTGGTCGGCGGAATCACGAAGAGTTGCACGACGGCGGCCGTGGCCCTTATCGGCACCTATACGCGATCCATTCATGTCGTGAGTTCCGCGGACGCCGCCGAGATGACGAAACTCGTCGAGAATACCTTCCGTGCCGTAAATATCGGCCTGGCGAACGAATTCGCCGATATGTCCCATTCGCTGGATTTGGACGTCATGGAAGTGATCGGGGCCGCGGCGACGAAGCCCTACGGCTTCATGGCGTTCACGCCGGGCCCGGGCGTGGGAGGCCACTGCATCCCGTGCGATCCGCACTACCTGCTCTGGCAGATGCGGAAGCTGCGGCTGTCCACCCCGGTGATCGAGCAGGCGATGAACGCGATCGCCGCCCGGCCGGGCAAGGTGGTGGACCGGATCCGCAAGATCCTCTCCGACCGCGACATGGGCCTGCACTCCGCCCGGATCCTGGTCGTCGGCGTCGCCTACAAGCCCGACGTCGAGGACCTGCGGGAGTCGCCGGCGCTCGAGATCCTGTCGAGCCTCATGGACGAGGGAGCGGTCGTCGCCTACCACGACCACCTGATCCCCACCGTGCGCCTCGGTGACGGCACCATGCTCGAGCACGACGCGGAGCCGGACGCCTTCCAGGCCGATCTGATCCTCCTGCACACGGCGCACAGCGCGGCGGACGTCACCTGGATCTCCCCCGAGGTCCCGGTCCTGGACTCGACGTTCCGTCTCCCCCTCGGGTCGAACATCTACCACCTCTAG
- a CDS encoding MmcQ/YjbR family DNA-binding protein, with product MDFDWLRISCLSFPGAYEDYPFGPGIAVFRVRADRRADRRVARGDQEGGTRHPGKIFALAGVDADPPSISLKCDPALAEQLRAAHPEITGAWHLNKKHWNGVRLDGGLPAATVRDMIEDSYDLVVASLPAADRRALGWPVHAPSEVT from the coding sequence GTGGACTTCGACTGGCTCCGGATCTCGTGCCTGTCCTTCCCCGGCGCCTACGAGGACTATCCCTTCGGCCCGGGCATCGCGGTGTTCCGTGTCCGGGCGGATCGGCGGGCGGATCGGCGGGTGGCTCGGGGCGATCAGGAGGGCGGGACGCGGCATCCCGGGAAGATCTTCGCCCTCGCCGGGGTGGACGCGGACCCGCCGTCGATCTCCCTGAAGTGCGATCCGGCCCTCGCCGAGCAGCTGCGGGCGGCCCATCCCGAGATCACGGGCGCGTGGCACCTCAACAAGAAGCACTGGAACGGGGTGAGGCTCGACGGCGGCCTCCCGGCCGCGACGGTGCGGGACATGATCGAGGACTCCTACGACCTCGTCGTCGCGTCCCTGCCCGCAGCGGACCGGCGGGCACTGGGCTGGCCGGTCCACGCCCCGTCGGAGGTCACCTGA
- a CDS encoding SURF1 family cytochrome oxidase biogenesis protein has translation MYRFLLSARWLGWLAMVIVLAAGCVGLGRWQLDRREAVVENIQRIEANYDASPARYLPGTNGFDRYDPDSEWTPVTFVGTYDVEHQVVVRNRPLNGQPGYEVLTPLRLDDGTAVVIDRGWLPIGNAEAGHPDEIPAPPAGRVEVTARTKPGEPAVNRGAPEGQVASIDLPALADTLDYPLQDAAYGLLALERPAAAETPIAAPKPSIDEGPHLSYSLQWFAFGVLAFVGLGYAARQQRRSDAEQDGAAPRPDRRRRRPSSEEEEDAILDAQGIR, from the coding sequence GTGTACCGCTTCCTCTTGTCCGCCCGCTGGCTCGGCTGGCTGGCCATGGTGATCGTGCTGGCCGCGGGCTGCGTGGGGCTCGGCCGCTGGCAGCTCGACCGCCGCGAAGCCGTGGTGGAGAACATCCAGCGCATCGAGGCCAACTACGACGCCTCGCCGGCGCGCTACCTGCCCGGGACGAACGGATTCGACAGGTACGACCCGGATAGCGAGTGGACACCCGTCACTTTCGTCGGGACGTACGACGTCGAGCACCAGGTGGTGGTCCGCAACCGCCCGCTGAACGGACAGCCGGGCTACGAGGTCCTGACACCCCTCAGGCTCGACGACGGCACGGCCGTCGTCATCGACCGCGGCTGGCTGCCCATCGGCAACGCCGAAGCCGGACACCCCGACGAGATCCCCGCCCCGCCCGCCGGCCGGGTCGAGGTCACCGCCCGGACGAAGCCGGGCGAACCCGCGGTCAACCGCGGCGCTCCCGAGGGCCAGGTGGCCTCCATCGACCTCCCGGCGCTCGCGGACACGCTCGACTACCCGCTGCAGGACGCCGCCTACGGCCTCCTCGCCCTCGAACGGCCGGCGGCCGCGGAGACCCCGATCGCCGCGCCGAAGCCCTCCATCGACGAGGGCCCGCATCTCTCCTACTCCCTGCAGTGGTTCGCCTTCGGCGTGCTGGCCTTCGTGGGCCTGGGCTACGCGGCGCGGCAGCAGCGCAGGAGCGACGCCGAGCAGGACGGCGCCGCTCCCCGCCCGGACCGCCGGCGCCGCCGGCCCTCCTCCGAGGAGGAGGAGGACGCCATCCTCGACGCGCAGGGCATCCGCTAG